The nucleotide window GGAGGAAACATCGGGATTGCAACAGATGACTTTGCAAGAAATGTCTCCGGTGAAATAATAATAAGAGTAATTAACAACACTCTTATTGTTGGAAACAATATCACAGGTCTTAACGGTGCGGGAATATCAATCAACACATACAATCCTATTGTTTCAAGAAACAGGGTTATAAACATTGTAAATACTCGGGAAAATGGAACTGCAATAGGAATCAAGGTAAACGGAATCGGAATTGTATCAGATGATTTGACGGTTAGCGTAACCGACAACTATGTTTCGAATGTCAAGTCGCTGAAAGATTCTGCATACGGGCTTGATATTGGAGCAAACAGCATATTTGACACTTTAACAGGTTTGGATGTTGGAGGAAATGTTGTCAAAAACATTTTGGCTGCAGTTGAGGCATACGGGGTTTATGTAGATGTTTTTTCACTCAATACAACATTGCCTACAATCGATGTGTCTGATTTGGATGTAAGCAAAATCTCAACAAGCAGCAATGCAAATGCATCTGCAACAGGGCTGAGCGTTTCTGTAACAACAATAGGGCAGAATGACACTTCAAAAACTCTGATTCATGATGTTAAAGTTCGGGATGTTAAAGCGGTAGGTGAAAACTCTACTGCAACAGGCATAACAACAACAGGTGTCGGCTGTGTTGATGTGTATGTTTCAGACAATGATTTGAAAAATATCCGTGCAGATAAACTTCTTACCGCAATCTCAGCTACAGCAATAGAGTATACAAACTTCAAGGCAATGGTTGACGTATCCAGAAATAACATCACTGATCTTGAATCACGAAACATCAAGGCAATCAATGTGGTGTCACTTGGAAACGCCCGAATCAATAAAAACATTGTTTATGACCTCAAATCTGAGGAGGGGTTGCTGATAACCGGAATCACATTAAGCGTTGATGCAGGCGGAGCCAATGTAACAATTCCTCAGAATGCAACCATTGAGGAGATAATCGATTTCATTAAGAATATTGATTTCAACTTCAACAACACAAATTTTACAGTCAACGGAAATTTTTCTGCAATAGGAAACAATATTGAAGGAAGCGGTACTCAAACAGGTTTTGCGGTTATGAGACCTGCTGAAATTCATTATAATCGTGCTGTAAATCTGAAATACAATGTCTTAAAGGACAGTACAAGAAGATTTGTTCTGGAATCATATGACTATGACCCTGGAATGTCAAATGAGGAACTTGCATATCTGCTTTTGAAATCACAGGAAATGTTTGAAAACTGTACTGAAGAGGAACTTCGTAATATGAGTGTTTCTCTGGGAGCATTTTTAGACAAAATGTTCGCCAACCTTGACAATGCAACTTCAGGTGTAGTTGATGCAAGACACAACTGGTGGGGTAGCAATTCAAAACCTCCGGCTTCAAAATTCAAAAGCAACAAGGGAAAAATCGATTACAGTCCATGGCTGGTCATGACTGTCAGTGCAAATCCGAAATACATTGAAAAAGGAGAATACTCAAAAATAACCG belongs to uncultured Methanobrevibacter sp. and includes:
- a CDS encoding right-handed parallel beta-helix repeat-containing protein translates to MKYKLFLFLLIFVFAGSVSAIDNTTTSSDGEILIDDDGFALGIGEDISIEVSEDEDILDASQISVREGESIQSAIDRASPGSTITVESGTYEEDVIVSKELSLKSNGAVLKSSKTAFMILPDANNTSISGFDIRISDINGTGIYVNASGCRITDNKITGGNIGIATDDFARNVSGEIIIRVINNTLIVGNNITGLNGAGISINTYNPIVSRNRVINIVNTRENGTAIGIKVNGIGIVSDDLTVSVTDNYVSNVKSLKDSAYGLDIGANSIFDTLTGLDVGGNVVKNILAAVEAYGVYVDVFSLNTTLPTIDVSDLDVSKISTSSNANASATGLSVSVTTIGQNDTSKTLIHDVKVRDVKAVGENSTATGITTTGVGCVDVYVSDNDLKNIRADKLLTAISATAIEYTNFKAMVDVSRNNITDLESRNIKAINVVSLGNARINKNIVYDLKSEEGLLITGITLSVDAGGANVTIPQNATIEEIIDFIKNIDFNFNNTNFTVNGNFSAIGNNIEGSGTQTGFAVMRPAEIHYNRAVNLKYNVLKDSTRRFVLESYDYDPGMSNEELAYLLLKSQEMFENCTEEELRNMSVSLGAFLDKMFANLDNATSGVVDARHNWWGSNSKPPASKFKSNKGKIDYSPWLVMTVSANPKYIEKGEYSKITVDVYKDSSGRDHSSKAKLFFSGPRVTLSSDLGSFNGKKSVTLNWTNGKASAYMRGDREGLATVTASDYGSAFTTVQIGGNNHHGSYGESPEVENEEALPVCGNPVLLIILAILISLVGLYKKE